A single Vulcanisaeta distributa DSM 14429 DNA region contains:
- a CDS encoding TA0938 family protein, producing MKVIINGREVGDEYTGCALCGDNRRTGTYLSIDGTLRCKVCGKPWSGAYQEVAGARLYFCCGDHYKEFRRIIQRAIAVGNIGRVKTVLISISGGERSVRVEDYDGKVVTINESMFNLTEQ from the coding sequence ATGAAGGTGATAATTAATGGCAGGGAGGTTGGCGATGAGTACACGGGATGCGCATTATGTGGTGATAATAGGAGGACAGGCACTTACCTGAGTATTGATGGAACGCTTAGATGTAAAGTGTGCGGTAAGCCGTGGAGTGGGGCTTATCAGGAGGTTGCTGGTGCTAGGTTGTATTTTTGTTGTGGAGATCATTATAAGGAGTTCAGGAGAATAATTCAGAGGGCCATCGCGGTAGGCAACATTGGTAGGGTTAAGACAGTGCTCATCTCCATAAGTGGTGGTGAAAGGAGTGTAAGGGTTGAGGATTATGATGGTAAGGTTGTGACAATAAATGAATCAATGTTTAACCTGACTGAACAGTAA
- a CDS encoding antibiotic biosynthesis monooxygenase family protein gives MISVGLYYRVKRGHEEEFERMFNEVLNFLRENVDGFINAKLYRSVDDPSEYLIYSEWRDLESFKRFIMSREYKETITYGRTILEDKPKHRIFQEIGV, from the coding sequence ATGATAAGTGTTGGTCTGTATTATAGGGTTAAGAGGGGTCATGAGGAGGAGTTTGAGAGAATGTTTAATGAGGTTTTAAACTTCCTTAGGGAAAACGTGGACGGCTTCATAAACGCAAAACTCTATAGAAGCGTTGATGATCCATCGGAATACCTAATATATAGTGAATGGAGAGATTTGGAATCATTTAAAAGGTTCATAATGAGTAGGGAGTATAAGGAGACCATAACGTATGGAAGAACGATCCTAGAGGACAAGCCCAAGCACAGGATCTTCCAGGAAATAGGCGTGTAA